The Flavobacterium marginilacus genome window below encodes:
- a CDS encoding PDDEXK nuclease domain-containing protein: protein MELKKELIEQILSIVTISREKAIRSVDTQRVLMYWEIGKIIFEEEQKGKERASYGEFLIKSLAESLEPQLGSSFSYRQLNLFRQFYRIFPIVNALRSQFNWTHYRTLIRIDNNDKRAFYIAEVEKNNWTARQLERQVNSQLFERLLLSNDVKSVLAVAREEKNPVEAKEIIKDPMVLEFLGLQRENSYYEKDLENAIITHIQDFILELGNGFAFVARQKRIHLDGDDFFIDMVFYNRLLQCFVIIEIKTSKLTHQDIGQLQMYVNYYDRFEKQSFENPSIGILLCTDKNDAVVKISLPENNSNIIASKYQLYLPTEEQLINEVKKEIEKLDNKIF, encoded by the coding sequence TCTGTAGATACGCAAAGGGTATTAATGTATTGGGAAATAGGTAAAATTATTTTTGAAGAGGAACAAAAAGGAAAAGAACGTGCGAGTTACGGAGAATTTCTGATAAAATCATTAGCAGAAAGTCTAGAGCCACAATTGGGGAGTAGTTTTTCATATAGACAATTAAATTTATTTCGTCAATTTTATCGAATTTTTCCAATTGTGAACGCACTGCGTTCACAATTTAATTGGACACATTACAGAACACTTATCCGTATTGATAATAATGATAAAAGAGCTTTTTATATAGCTGAAGTTGAAAAAAATAATTGGACAGCCCGACAATTAGAAAGACAGGTAAACAGTCAGCTATTTGAAAGATTATTACTTAGTAATGATGTTAAATCAGTTCTGGCCGTTGCCAGAGAAGAAAAAAATCCTGTAGAAGCTAAAGAGATTATCAAAGACCCTATGGTTTTAGAGTTTTTAGGATTACAAAGAGAGAATTCTTATTATGAGAAAGATTTAGAAAATGCTATAATCACTCATATACAGGATTTTATTTTGGAATTGGGTAATGGATTTGCATTTGTCGCCAGACAAAAACGTATTCATTTGGATGGGGATGATTTTTTTATCGATATGGTTTTTTACAATCGTTTGCTGCAATGTTTTGTAATTATCGAAATAAAAACAAGTAAGCTTACCCATCAAGATATTGGACAGCTGCAAATGTATGTGAATTACTATGACCGATTTGAAAAACAATCTTTTGAAAACCCAAGTATCGGGATTTTGCTGTGTACCGATAAAAATGATGCTGTGGTGAAAATTTCTTTACCAGAAAATAATTCAAATATTATTGCCAGTAAATATCAATTATACCTGCCAACAGAAGAACAGCTGATAAATGAAGTTAAGAAAGAAATTGAAAAATTAGATAATAAAATTTTTTGA
- the recO gene encoding DNA repair protein RecO, protein MQVKTKAIVISSLKFQEKSLIVKCFTLSNGLKSYMVRDAFSSRKGSSKIAYFQPLSIIEIEAVHKNKGTLENFKEVKISYPFHSIHSDIFKSTMVLFLSEILHHSIHEEEKNESLFTFLETALHWLDQHDEISNFHLILMLETTKYLGFYPDTSDIDMSFFEMTEGVFTPFHAISSLTEHETQLFKKLINLKFDNDQKTFHVIERQLLLKILIDYYSFHLDGFKRPKSLDVLKEVFS, encoded by the coding sequence ATGCAGGTCAAAACCAAAGCCATAGTAATTTCGTCCTTAAAGTTTCAGGAAAAAAGCTTGATTGTAAAATGTTTTACGCTCTCAAATGGTTTGAAATCTTATATGGTTCGTGATGCTTTTTCTTCCAGGAAAGGAAGCTCTAAAATAGCATATTTTCAGCCTTTGAGCATTATAGAAATTGAAGCAGTTCATAAAAACAAAGGTACTCTGGAAAACTTCAAAGAAGTAAAAATCTCGTACCCTTTTCATTCCATACATTCGGATATTTTTAAGAGTACAATGGTTTTGTTTCTCTCCGAAATTCTGCATCATTCGATTCATGAAGAAGAGAAAAATGAATCTTTGTTTACTTTTCTAGAAACTGCTTTGCATTGGCTGGACCAGCACGATGAGATTTCCAATTTTCATTTGATTCTGATGCTGGAAACTACAAAATATCTTGGATTTTATCCAGACACTTCAGATATTGATATGTCTTTTTTCGAAATGACTGAAGGTGTTTTTACGCCTTTTCATGCTATTAGTTCGCTCACAGAACATGAAACACAGCTGTTCAAAAAACTGATTAACCTAAAATTTGATAATGATCAAAAAACGTTTCATGTTATTGAAAGGCAATTGCTTTTAAAAATTTTAATTGATTATTATAGTTTTCATCTCGACGGATTCAAAAGACCTAAATCTTTGGATGTTTTGAAAGAAGTTTTTTCCTGA